The following coding sequences are from one Humulus lupulus chromosome X, drHumLupu1.1, whole genome shotgun sequence window:
- the LOC133806056 gene encoding uncharacterized protein LOC133806056 produces MESANVVVDDLKNFSKYSHEEEIDRFIDAQHQTGTIGSMEGHYVATTFEKVGTEMESIAATSGQIEKDTPIIITNSVQREPSTRVKKNHPSELILGNLEESMVTRRRNKARLVAQGYTQIEGIDFDETLSPVVRLESIRLLLAISCIIGFKLYQMDVKPTFLNKILNEEAYVEQPKGFEDPHLPNHVFKLQKALYGLKQAPQI; encoded by the exons atggaatctgCTAACGTGGTTGTTGATGATCTGAAGAATTTTTCTAAGTATTCCCatgaggaagaaattgatagATTCATTGATGCTCAACATCAAACAGGAACGATAGGTTCGATGGAAGGCCATTATGTGGCTACAACGTTCGAAAAAGTTGGGACAGAAATGGAATCTATCGCAGCAACTTCTGGACAAATAGAGAAGGACACACCAATCATTATCACTAATTCAGTTCAAAGAGAACCTTCGACCCGAGTAAAGAAAAATCACCCGTCTGAACTTATTTTGGGGAATCTTGAAGAAAGCATGGTCACAAGAAGAAG GAATAAAGCTAGGCTtgttgcacaggggtacactcaaaTTGAAGgtattgattttgatgaaactcTTTCCCCTGTTgtaagacttgaatccataagattgtTGTTAGCTATTTCTTGTATCATTGGCTTTAAGTtgtaccaaatggatgttaaacccacttttttaaataagattttgAATGAAGAGGCTTATGTTGAGCAACCTAAAGGATTTGAAGATCCTCACCTtcctaatcatgtctttaagttACAAAAAGCCttgtatggattgaaacaagcccCTCAGATTTGA